A window of the Enoplosus armatus isolate fEnoArm2 chromosome 5, fEnoArm2.hap1, whole genome shotgun sequence genome harbors these coding sequences:
- the LOC139285921 gene encoding cytochrome P450 2F3-like: MEFSVTLISAGLLIALVWVLSQKSRKQFCLPPGPSGLPIIGNLLQLNKRAPFKTLQKLSESYGPVITVYLGRQRTVVLVGYDAVKEALVDQADDFTGRGPLPFLVRATKGYGLGISNGERWRQLRRFTLTTLRDFGMGRKGMEEWIQEESKHLVARMNSTKATPFDPTYFMSCTVSNVICCLVFGQRFSYDDDRFLHVLQIISEILKFGSSPWGMLYNIFPRLMEWLPGQQHKMFARIEELREFIMRKIQEHQDTLDPSSPRDYIDCFLTRLSQEKHIPTTEFHYDNLVSTVMNLYLAGTETTSSTLRFALSVLIKYPKIQENMLQEIDTVIGQERCPCMEDRKSLPFTDAVIHEIQRLMDIVPMSIPHYALHDISFRGYTIPKATVIVPLLHSVLKEEKQWATPWSFNPEHFLDQNGNFKKNPAFLPFSAGKRSCVGESLARMEIFLFLVSLLQHFIFSCPGGPDIVDLSPEYSSFANVPRVYKIIATPRC, encoded by the exons ATGGAGTTCTCTGTCACATTGATTTCAGCAGGGCTGCTCATTGCTTTGGTGTGGGTGTTAAGCCAGAAGAGTCGTAAACAGTTTTGTTTACCTCCAGGACCCTCTGGCCTGCCGATCATAGGAAACCTGCTACAGCTGAACAAAAGAGCACCATTCAAAACTCTGCaaaag CTCAGTGAAAGCTATGGCCCTGTGATAACTGTGTACCTGGGCCGTCAGCGCACTGTGGTCTTGGTGGGGTATGATGCTGTGAAGGAGGCACTGGTGGACCAAGCAGATGACTTCACTGGCAGAGGACCTCTTCCTTTCCTGGTCAGAGCTACCAAGGGCTATG GTTTGGGGATCAGTAATGGAGAGCGCTGGAGGCAGTTGAGACGTTTCACCCTGACAACACTAAGAGACTTTGGGATGGGACGCAAGGGCATGGAAGAGTGGATCCAGGAGGAGAGCAAGCACCTGGTGGCTCGCATGAATAGTACCAAGG CGACACCTTTTGATCCCACCTACTTCATGAGCTGCACCGTGTCCAATGTGATCTGCTGCTTAGTGTTTGGTCAACGCTTCAGCTATGACGACGACCGCTTCCTGCATGTGCTGCAGATAATCTCAGAAATCCTGAAATTTGGCAGCAGTCCCTGGGGCATG CTGTACAATATCTTCCCTCGGTTGATGGAATGGCTGCCAGGTCAACAGCACAAAATGTTTGCCAGAATTGAAGAGCTGAGAGAGTTTATTATGAGAAAGATCCAGGAACACCAGGACACGCTGGACCCCAGCTCACCCAGAGATTACATCGACTGCTTCCTCACTAGACTCAGTCAG gAAAAGCATATTCCCACAACTGAGTTCCACTATGACAACTTGGTGTCGACAGTGATGAATCTGTACCTGGCAGGAACTGAAACCACCAGCTCCACTCTCAGATTTGCACTAAGTGTACTGATCAAATACCCCAAAATACAGG AGAATATGCTACAGGAGATCGACACTGTGATTGGACAGGAGCGCTGTCCTTGTATGGAGGACAGGAAGTCCCTCCCTTTCACAGATGCAGTCATCCATGAAATTCAGCGTCTTATGGACATTGTCCCCATGAGCATCCCTCACTACGCACTCCATGACATCTCTTTCCGGGGTTACACAATTCCCAAG GCCACAGTAATTGTTCCCTTGTTGCACTCTGTgctaaaagaggaaaaacagtggGCTACCCCTTGGTCCTTCAACCCCGAGCACTTCCTGGACCAGAATGGCAACTTTAAGAAAAATCCTGCATTCCTGCCATTCTCTGCAG GAAAGAGATCTTGTGTTGGAGAGTCCCTCGCTCGCATGGAGATTTTCCTCTTCCTAGTGTCACTTCTGcaacatttcatcttttcttgtCCTGGAGGACCAGACATTGTAGATCTCAGCCCTGAGTACAGCAGCTTTGCCAATGTGCCTCGCGTGTACAAGATCATTGCAACGCCCCGGTGTTAG
- the LOC139285922 gene encoding cytochrome P450 2G1-like codes for MDFSATVILAGLILALLWSLSVKNSRKCRLPPGPIALPLIGNLPQLHKNAPFKSFLKFSETYGPVITLYLGWQRTVVLVGYDAVKEALVDQADDFTGRGPLPFLIKATKGYGLGISNGERWRQLRRFTLTTLRDFGMGRKGMEEWIQEESQHLKARIDTFKASPFDPTFLLSCTVSNVICCLVFGQRFSYEDKQFLRLLKIIAEILRFASSPLGQMYNIFPWLMERLPGYQHTVFAQIKEVREFIKMKIQEHKDTLDPSSPRDYIDCFLIRINQEKDIPTSEFHYENLVATVMNLFLAGTETTSSTIRYALSVLIKHPNIQEKMQQEIDTVIGQDRCPSMEDRKSLPFTGAVIHEVQRCLDIVPFSLPHYALQDISFRGYTIPKGTVIIPLLHSVLKEEKQWATPWSFNPKHFLDQNGNFKKNPAFLPFAAGKRACVGESLARMELFIFLVSLLRHFTFSCSEGPDSINLIPEYSSFANLPRRHQIIATPR; via the exons ATGGACTTTTCTGCCACAGTGATCTTGGCAGGGCTGATCTTAGCTCTGCTGTGGTCGTTGAGTGTAAAAAACAGTAGAAAGTGTCGTTTGCCTCCTGGACCCATTGCACTTCCTCTCATAGGAAACCTGCCACAACTGCACAAAAATGCACCTTTTAAAAGCTTTCTCAAG TTCAGTGAAACCTATGGTCCTGTGATCACATTATACCTGGGCTGGCAGCGGACAGTTGTTCTGGTAGGATATGACGCAGTGAAGGAGGCTCTGGTGGACCAGGCAGATGACTTCACAGGCAGAGGGCCACTGCCGTTTCTGATCAAAGCTACCAAGGGCTACG GTTTAGGGATCAGTAATGGGGAGCGTTGGCGCCAGCTGAGACGTTTCACACTGACAACCCTAAGAGACTTTGGGATGGGACGCAAGGGGATGGAAGAGTGGATCCAAGAGGAGAGCCAACACTTGAAAGCCCGCATAGATACATTCAAAG cctcACCTTTTGACCCCACGTTCTTGTTGAGCTGCACCGTGTCCAATGTGATCTGCTGCCTGGTGTTTGGCCAACGCTTCAGTTATGAAGACAAGCAGTTCCTGCGCCTCCTCAAAATCATAGCTGAGATTTTGAGGTTCGCTAGCAGCCCTCTGGGTCAG ATGTACAACATCTTTCCCTGGCTCATGGAGCGTCTGCCCGGCTACCAGCACACTGTTTTTGCCCAGATTAAGGAGGTGAGAGAGTTTATCAAGATGAAGATCCAggagcacaaagacacactggaCCCCAGCTCCCCGAGGGACTATATTGACTGCTTTCTCATTCGAATCAATCAG GAAAAGGACATTCCCACGAGTGAGTTCCACTATGAAAACTTGGTCGCTACAGTGATGAATCTATTCCTGGCAGGAACAGAAACCACCAGCTCCACCATCAGATATGCCCTCAGTGTGCTGATTAAACACCCCAACATACAGG AGAAAATGCAGCAGGAGATTGACACTGTGATCGGACAAGACCGTTGTCCCAGCATGGAGGACAGGAAGTCCCTCCCCTTCACAGGTGCAGTCATCCATGAGGTGCAGCGTTGTCTGGACATTGTCCCCTTCAGCCTCCCTCACTACGCACTCCAGGACATCTCTTTCAGGGGTTATACAATCCCCAAG GGCACTGTGATTATTCCCTTATTGCACTCTGtgctgaaagaggaaaaacaatggGCAACTCCCTGGTCCTTCAACCCCAAACACTTCTTGGACCAGAATGGCAACTTTAAGAAAAACCCTGCTTTTCTGCCATTCGCTGCAG GGAAGCGAGCCTGTGTTGGCGAGTCTCTGGCTCGTATGGAGCTTTTTATCTTCCTAGTGTCACTGCTACGACATTTCACCTTTTCCTGCTCTGAAGGCCCTGACAGTATAAACCTCATTCCAGAGTACAGCAGCTTTGCCAATTTGCCTCGCAGGCACCAGATCATCGCCACACCGCGGTGA